A genomic window from Salvia hispanica cultivar TCC Black 2014 chromosome 5, UniMelb_Shisp_WGS_1.0, whole genome shotgun sequence includes:
- the LOC125190550 gene encoding putative calcium-transporting ATPase 11, plasma membrane-type, translated as MDDYLKKNFDVEAKRPSEENLKRWRSAVWLVKNPRRRFRMVADLAKRAEAERKRRKIQEKIRIALYVQKAALYFIDAVDRTEKLKIPDDVKQAGFNISPDELSSLVRSHDLKRLDSHGGVDGISKKLSVSLENGLSPPDIPTRRSLFGENRFLEKPPRPLWMFVWDAMQDLTLIMLIVCSFISVAVGLATEGWPKGLYDGIGIILCILLVVAVTALSDYKQSLQFRDLDKEKRNVTVHVTRAANRQKVSIYDLVVGDVVNLSIGDQVPADGLFISGYSLYIDESSLSGESEPVQIDKGRPFLLSGTKVQEGSGKMVVTSVGMRTEWGRLMVTLSEGGDDETPLQVKLNGVATVIGKIGLVFAVLTFAVLTIRYLTVKAFDGEIGSWSMRDVVSLLNFFAVAVTILVVAVPEGLPLAVTLSLAFAMKKLMNDRALIRHLSACETMGSASCICTDKTGTLTTNHMVVTKIWMGGEQRNVDGKKLENVVTCEPGKQVLVDALFLNTAADVVKGKDGRSEILGSPTETALIEFGLLFHKDFRGLRQGWEILKVEPFNSVKKKMSVLVQSRGGGEGGGGKRAFIKGASEIIFGMCDKSVGKDGESLPISDEQRKMINGVIDGFACEALRTLCVAFRDMEQSSDELSIPEEGYTLVALVGIKDPLRPGVKEAVKTCLNAGILVRMVTGDNINTAKAIAKECGILTSDGIAIEGAELRDKSAEEMKDVLPKLQVMARSLPLDKHKLVSMLRKEYQEVVAVTGDGTNDAPALHEADIGLAMGIAGTEVAKESADVVIMDDNFATILNVAKWGRSVYINIQKFVQFQLTVNIVALMTNFICACVSGSAPLTAVELLWVNMIMDTLGALALATEPPHDGLMKQPPVGRNAHIITRVMWRNIIGQSIYQLIVLGVLQFYGKQMLNLDSDATLSSLIFNTFVFCQVFNEINSRDMEQINIFRGILSSWIFIMIMVSTVGFQVVMVQVLCKFAGTVPLNGKLWAVSVLLGAVGLVVGALLKCIPVPNVPSNKHHDGYEPLPSGPDLA; from the exons ATGGATgattatttgaagaaaaactTTGACGTAGAAGCCAAGAGGCCATCCGAAGAAAATCTCAAGAGATGGCGATCCGCGGTCTGGCTCGTCAAGAACCCTCGTCGTCGCTTCCGTATGGTCGCCGACCTCGCCAAGCGCGCCGAGGCTGAGCGCAAACGCCGCAAGATCCAg GAGAAAATACGAATAGCTTTGTACGTCCAAAAGGCAGCATTATATTTTATCGACG CCGTTGATCGAACCGAGAAGCTAAAAATCCCCGACGACGTAAAGCAAGCCGGATTCAACATCAGCCCCGACGAGCTCTCCTCTCTCGTCCGGTCCCACGACCTGAAGCGCCTGGACTCCCACGGCGGCGTGGATGGCATCTCGAAAAAGCTCTCGGTCTCCCTGGAAAACGGCCTCTCCCCTCCGGACATCCCCACCCGCCGGAGTCTGTTCGGCGAGAACAGATTCCTGGAAAAACCCCCTCGCCCACTCTGGATGTTCGTGTGGGACGCCATGCAGGACCTCACCCTCATCATGCTCATCGTCTGCTCCTTCATCTCCGTTGCTGTCGGCCTCGCCACCGAGGGCTGGCCCAAGGGCTTGTACGACGGCATCGGCATTATCCTCTGCATCCTCCTCGTCGTGGCCGTCACCGCCCTCAGCGACTACAAGCAGTCCCTCCAGTTCCGCGATTTGGATAAGGAGAAACGCAACGTCACCGTCCACGTCACCAGAGCCGCTAACCGCCAGAAAGTCTCTATTTACGACCTCGTCGTCGGCGACGTCGTCAATTTGTCGATCGGAGATCAGGTCCCCGCCGATGGCTTGTTCATTTCCGGATACAGCTTATACATCGACGAATCCAGCTTGTCAGGGGAGAGCGAGCCTGTGCAGATCGACAAAGGGAGGCCGTTTCTACTCTCTGGCACCAAGGTTCAGGAAGGTTCTGGAAAGATGGTGGTGACTTCCGTTGGGATGAGGACGGAATGGGGGCGCCTCATGGTCACTCTCAGCGAGGGCGGCGACGACGAGACTCCCCTGCAGGTGAAGCTCAACGGCGTCGCCACTGTGATTGGCAAAATCGGGCTGGTTTTCGCGGTTTTAACGTTTGCGGTGCTCACTATAAGATACCTGACTGTGAAGGCCTTTGATGGGGAGATTGGCAGCTGGTCGATGCGAGATGTCGTCAGTTTGCTTAACTTTTTCGCAGTGGCGGTGACTATACTTGTGGTGGCGGTGCCGGAGGGACTGCCTTTGGCTGTCACGTTGAGTTTGGCTTTTGCGATGAAGAAGCTGATGAACGATCGGGCGCTGATACGGCATCTGTCCGCGTGCGAGACAATGGGATCGGCCAGCTGTATCTGCACGGATAAGACGGGGACGCTGACGACGAATCATATGGTGGTGACGAAGATCTGGATGGGTGGAGAACAGAGGAATGTTGATGGGAAAAAGCTTGAAAACGTGGTTACTTGTGAGCCAGGGAAGCAGGTTTTGGTTGACGCTCTGTTTCTCAACACTGCTGCGGATGTGGTGAAAGGGAAGGATGGGAGGAGTGAGATATTAGGGTCACCGACCGAGACTGCGCTGATCGAATTCGGCCTTTTGTTTCATAAGGACTTCAGAGGGCTGAGGCAGGGGTGGGAGATTTTGAAAGTTGAGCCGTTTAATtcggtgaagaagaagatgtcTGTGCTCGTGCAGAGTAGAGGCGGTGGCGAGGGAGGTGGAGGGAAGCGGGCTTTTATCAAGGGTGCATCGGAGATTATATTTGGGATGTGCGACAAGAGTGTGGGGAAGGATGGGGAGTCGTTGCCGATTTCAGATGAGCAGAGGAAGATGATAAATGGGGTTATAGACGGTTTCGCTTGTGAGGCTCTGAGGACGTTGTGTGTGGCGTTCAGGGATATGGAGCAGTCGTCTGATGAATTGAGTATTCCTGAGGAGGGGTACACGCTGGTGGCGCTGGTCGGGATCAAAGATCCGCTGCGCCCTGGGGTTAAAGAGGCGGTCAAGACGTGTTTGAATGCTGGGATTCTGGTGCGGATGGTGACCGGGGACAATATCAATACGGCCAAGGCTATTGCGAAGGAATGTGGGATATTGACTAGTGATGGGATCGCGATTGAAGGGGCGGAGCTGAGAGATAAAAGTGCTGAGGAGATGAAGGATGTGTTGCCCAAACTGCAG GTAATGGCAAGATCTTTGCCTTTAGATAAGCATAAATTGGTGTCTATGCTGAGAAAGGAATACCAAGAAGTAGTTGCAGTGACAGGTGATGGTACCAATGATGCACCAGCCCTCCATGAGGCAGATATTGGGCTGGCAATGGGTATAGCAGGAACTGAG GTGGCAAAAGAGAGTGCGGATGTGGTGATAATGGATGATAACTTCGCAACGATATTGAATGTGGCGAAATGGGGTCGTTCGGTCTACATCAACATTCAAAAGTTCGTGCAATTCCAGCTGACAGTGAACATTGTGGCGCTGATGACAAACTTCATTTGCGCGTGCGTGTCAGGGTCGGCGCCACTGACGGCGGTGGAGCTGCTGTGGGTGAACATGATCATGGACACGCTAGGCGCGCTAGCCCTGGCGACAGAGCCGCCCCACGACGGATTGATGAAACAACCGCCCGTGGGAAGGAACGCCCACATCATCACGAGGGTTATGTGGAGAAACATCATCGGGCAAAGCATCTACCAGTTGATCGTGCTCGGTGTGCTCCAGTTTTACGGGAAACAAATGCTTAACCTCGATAGTGATGCCACTCTTAGCTCCTTGATCTTCAACACCTTTGTTTTCTGCCAG GTATTCAATGAGATAAACAGCAGAGACATGGAGCAGATAAACATATTTCGAGGGATATTGAGCAGTTGgatattcataatgataatGGTGTCGACGGTGGGATTCCAAGTAGTGATGGTGCAAGTGTTGTGTAAATTTGCGGGGACAGTGCCATTGAACGGGAAGCTGTGGGCGGTGAGCGTGTTGTTGGGAGCGGTGGGGTTAGTGGTTGGAGCGCTCCTCAAATGTATTCCGGTTCCCAACGTTCCGAGCAACAAGCATCACGATGGATATGAACCATTGCCGTCCGGACCAGACCTCGCTTAG